Below is a genomic region from Phragmites australis chromosome 20, lpPhrAust1.1, whole genome shotgun sequence.
GGAGATGGCGATGCTCAATCAAATCAGACAAAAGTGTCGATTTCAGGAAGTGCTACAGGAACATTTTCAGAAGAGAATTGCTCAAACTCGAATGATCATACGAACGAAAGCACGCTGCCGTTGATATCCAAGAACATGCCTCCCAACAAATATAAGGTATCTTTGTGCTGAAAGACTTTTCTTCCATATGCCGTGCTGTTCTATATGCAACACTATTTTGCTGCCTTGTAACACTATAAATTTAAAATTGTACAGATCCCACTGTCAGAGAGAgcaaggatttttttctcacGGATTTCTGGAACAGTTGACCTCAAGAAATTGTTTGCTCCTTCAACCATTGCAGTGGTACACTGATTTTAGAAGATATTCACTCTATATTTTAATTCAAGGCAATTTACCACCTTGATTTTGTAGATAGTCGGGTTTATAATTGGAGGAACACCTCTAATTAGAAATACTATAATCGGAGAAAATGCCCCTCTTCGTGTGCTCCAGGAATCAGCTGAACTGATAGGGTAATTTCTCCACTTTCTTGATTTCGTGGGCATACTTCACTTTGTTGTAaccattgatcctcttgatcaTGCGGTTGTTTACCTTATTATCTTCGTCAGTTGGAGGACAAATGAGTTCTTAGGGTATAATCAGCACATCTAATCATGTTTATGGCTCTTTTGCTGCACAGTGGAGGTGCGATTCCATCGGTCACACTGATAATGGGAGGAAACCTTCTCAATGGTAACTTGCTTTGATCACAGGCAACTGTCATACAATGCTGTACTATCATGCTTTGACAAACTCTTTCCAGGAGTACGAGGTGGAGCAAGTGTCCCGCCGTCGATCATACTAGGCGTCATCGTTGTCAGATACATTCTGCTCCCTCTGCTAGGCACCGGGCTGGTCAAGGGAGCAGTCCGTCTCGGCCTCATCCAGCCAGACCCCCTGTACCAGTTCATCCTCCTGCTGCAGTACGCCGTTCCACCTGCGATGAACATCGGTAAGCCACACACCTGCATGCAGAGACCAGATGGAGATTCTTGCTCTTTTCTCATCGATTATGTGTACGTATGTGTTCATGGGCTGGTCTCTTAGTTGTGTGTTGATTGTTTTCAGGGACTATAATGCAGCTGTTTGGCGTGGGGGAGAGCGAGTGCTCCGTGATCTTCGTCTGGCTGTACGCGCTCGCGTCCGTCGCCGTGACCGTCTGGTCCGCGTTCTTCATGTGGACGCTGTCGACGTGAGCTTGCTGCAGCAGAAAGGCGAGGCCGAAGCGTAGTATTGTCCCTTTATATCGCATCGTCTTGCTGAGAATAAATCAATTAATCGATCTGGACGGACCCTCGCAGCACGTACCGCCGGCCGGGGAAATGTAACTTTTGAATGTTGTTATCTAATGCGTCTTATTAtctatcttttctctttttttttttataacggGAAACCCCATTTACATTACCAGATAACGGAGCAACGTAATTAGCAGTGACGATTACAGTCCTGACTGAAGGGATAGAACGAGAGAACTTTAATATTTACAGACCAAAGAGTAACCAGGACAAAGAGGAAACTCTAAGAAAAGAACAGCTAAGTTTAACCATGTACGAGAGAGACAAAAAACCAAGAGGCACAAACAAATAGAGTAAAAACTAATCAGCGAGTTCATCAACGTCTGGTGAGTTGGAGGTGCCCACGTCCGCATTAACCTCATAGATCACGACTGAAGAACTGGGAATCAACAAAGAAGGAGGCATCTGGCGTTGCTGCGAAGACAAAACGCCCAAAACGGTGCTGAGAAGCCCTTGAGCGCCTTTCATCAGCTCATCCTTATTCATGCCTTTTAACAGCTCTGCCTAG
It encodes:
- the LOC133902097 gene encoding protein PIN-LIKES 3-like; amino-acid sequence: MGLLELFITACVPVFNMLLVTGVGSFLASDFAGILGKEARKHLNSIVFYVFNPSLVSIYLAKTITMESFTKLWFMPVNILLIFIFGLIFGWIVIQVTRAPAKLRGLILGCCSAGNWGNIFLIVIPALCKEKGSPFGAPDVCQTYGLSYSSLSMAIGAVFLWTIVYNIVRATSKVTEGDGDAQSNQTKVSISGSATGTFSEENCSNSNDHTNESTLPLISKNMPPNKYKIPLSERARIFFSRISGTVDLKKLFAPSTIAVIVGFIIGGTPLIRNTIIGENAPLRVLQESAELIGGGAIPSVTLIMGGNLLNGVRGGASVPPSIILGVIVVRYILLPLLGTGLVKGAVRLGLIQPDPLYQFILLLQYAVPPAMNIGTIMQLFGVGESECSVIFVWLYALASVAVTVWSAFFMWTLST